The Thiomonas sp. FB-Cd genome includes a window with the following:
- a CDS encoding DUF2889 domain-containing protein: MPLTETSPHAPPADRRARAARPATRRLVHKRAIDVQIYARDDGLWDIEAELVDTKARDFELATGLRRAGEPIHHMHLRLTIDTTFHVVDAEAKTHASPYPGYCEDYGAAYRALIGMNLLRGFSHAVKQCLHGVLGCTHITELTRVLPTAAIQAFAGEVVRPEAGDSRQPFQLDRCHALRLDGPAVLRYYPRWSKPPVAGAAAVEANPQISPPSTT; the protein is encoded by the coding sequence GTGCCGCTCACCGAGACTTCCCCCCACGCGCCCCCTGCTGATCGCCGCGCGCGCGCCGCTCGCCCTGCCACCCGCCGCCTGGTCCACAAGCGTGCCATCGATGTGCAGATTTATGCGCGCGATGATGGTCTGTGGGATATCGAGGCTGAGCTCGTTGACACCAAGGCACGGGATTTTGAGTTGGCTACCGGGCTGCGCCGCGCGGGCGAACCGATTCATCACATGCATTTGCGCCTGACCATCGACACCACCTTCCACGTGGTTGACGCGGAGGCGAAAACGCACGCATCGCCCTATCCCGGTTACTGCGAAGACTATGGCGCTGCCTACCGTGCCCTGATCGGGATGAACCTGCTGCGAGGCTTCTCCCATGCCGTCAAGCAGTGTCTGCATGGAGTGCTCGGCTGCACACACATCACCGAGCTCACGCGTGTCCTGCCCACCGCAGCCATCCAAGCCTTCGCCGGAGAAGTGGTGCGACCCGAAGCGGGAGACAGCCGGCAGCCGTTCCAGCTCGACCGTTGCCACGCTCTTCGCCTCGATGGGCCCGCCGTGCTGCGCTACTACCCACGCTGGTCGAAGCCGCCTGTCGCAGGGGCAGCCGCCGTTGAAGCGAACCCCCAGATTTCACCCCCATCCACCACCTGA